Sequence from the Priestia megaterium genome:
GATAATGCCTTCATCTTCTAACTTTAATACTCTAGCAGAAGCGGCTTGTCCGGTTAGATGCACTTTTTCTCCTAATTCTTTCATCTTCATACGTCCATTTTTTGATAACTCTTCTAGTATGCGCTTATCTGTATTATCTAACATCGCTACAAATCCTTTCGTATTTCAAATCAAAAGGGTTAACTATTTGATGTCACCTATGTATACTGATACGTCTTCTATTTTATACTAAAGAAAAGTAAGAAAAAAGAGCAGTCAATATGCAAGATATAGAAAGCAGCAGTAGTTTGTAAACAGCTAGATTGACGAAAGCTTAAGCTTGCTGTATGATTCTTTGAGTGTTTACGTGGTTCGTAACCATCCCACGTTAAAAAACTAAGGAGAGAATAGTAAGATGAATATAAGAACACTTTGCGTCAACGGTCTTTTAGCTGCTATGTATATTGCTGTCAGCATGCTAATTCAGCCGTTTGGCTTCACCAATATCCAATTTCGTATATCGGAAATGTTCAATCACTTAATTGTGTTTAATAAAAAGTACGTGTACGGCATTGTGCTAGGAGTATTTCTGACGAATTTGTTTTTTTCACCAATGGTCGCTTATGACCTGGTGTTTGGGGTAGGGCAATCTGTGCTATCGTTACTCATTACCATTTTTTCTATGCGCTACATTAAAAACATGTGGGCTCGTATGCTTGTTAATACACTTGTGTTTACGTTTACAATGTTTATTATTGCGTTTGAACTGCACTTAGCATTTGATTTACCATTTTTCTTTACATGGTTAACAACGGCTGTTGGTGAGTTCATTGTTATGCTTGTTGGAGCACCAATTATGGCGGCAATTAATAAACGTGTACAATTTAATAAGCTAGTTGGATAAAAAAGGATGTGGCTGTGATAAATCTCACAGCCACATCCTTTTTTCTTTGTTATTCTATAGGTGTAGTGATAAACCCCTTATTATTGAAGAGCTTTTCACGCATGGACAAATTACCCATATCTAGCATGTAAAAAGAGCAGGTCGCGTTTGCGTTCTGCTCTTTTTGCGTAAGGCAATAGGAAGTATTCGGTTAGATTATTTTGAAAGAAGGAGTGATAAATCTCACAGCGCATTCTTTTTTCTTTTGTTACGATATATATATAGTTGGCAAACTCCTTATCGAAAAGTTTTTCGCACAACAACACATTACCTATGCGTAGCAATTAAAAAAGCAGACCGATGACGGTTTGCTTTTTTAATTGTATTTTTACCATTAAATAACTTTTTTGAGTTATAGTTGTAAAATAACCTTTGTTACTAGAGAGGGGATTATTTTTTGAATAGAAAGTTAGGAATTCTTGTTTTATTAGCGTTAGCCATCTTATTTTCCGGGTGTTCAAAAGAAGAAGTAAAAGCTCCTTTAAGAGAACTAGAAAAGATACATATTAACGTAATCAAAGAACAAAAGATGAAGCGAGGGATTTCATATGAGATGGAATTAGTAAACAAGAGCGATTTGACCATCAAACAAAACAATGTCTTTTTATCCTATCCTTTAAAAATGAAAAACGGTTATTCTGAAAATAAATTTAAGGTGTTAGCAGAAGGTAATAAATTAAATATTAAGCCAAAACAAAAAGTGAAGTTAACGGCATTTCTTCCTTATAAAGGGATTAATAAAGAAGCGTTAGTTATTGATGAGCCTGACGTAAAGTGCATAGGGTATTGGAATAAAATTGATGACTACCATCAATTTTCTTTTGGAGGATCCTTGAAGCAAAAATAATATATAACTATTTGTTAAATGGTGGAACTGAGCGTGAGGGATTGATAAAGGCGGTGAATGAACAGTGAGTGTAGACACGGATAAATTAGTTAGCTTCTTTATTTTATGGGGAACACCCGCTACTTTTAGTGTAGTAGAGTACTTTAAACTGAGTAAAGCTGAAAAAAAAGAAGCTATACGAGACTTAACATCTGTAAAATCTATTGTAACAACAGGATTTATATTGACAGGAGGAGTTATGGCGAGTTTAGGTAGAGTATTATCTCTGCTGCCTCTGCAAGTTATAGGTACTTCTATTTTAGCTATTGGTGGTATTGTGAGCGCTATTGAAGCATGGAAAACAGAAAGAAAGAAAAGTATTGTTATCCTTGTTTTCATAGTATCTATGATTGCTCTTACATTTGTAATATAAATTCTGCATGTAACAAGAGCTGCTCAAATCATGAGCAGCTCTTGTTAGTTTCTTATCTATTGTGTTTCAAGCTGCTGATCTTTTTTCTTTAATGTAAGAGCGAGCAGGAACGAGACGACGGCGAAAGCGATGGCTACATAATAGACGGTATGAACTCCGCTTGTCATACTTTTTATTTGTAACAGCGTTTTATTCGTTTCATTTGATTGTTGAATAAAGTGCTGAGAAGCCATGGTCATGATGCTTGTATACAAAGCGGGACCAATCGCGCCTGAAACTTGGTTAATCGTATTTGAAATGGCTGAACCGTGAGCGTGAAGCGGTTTTGGTACTTGATTTAAAGCAAGCGTCATCACGGGCCCGATGCTTAAACCTACGCCAATTGTAAAGGCTGCGTATAAGATGGCTGCAGTCGTCGTGCTTGTTCCGCTTGAAATAGTAGTGAACAAACTTAAGATAATTGTTAAAAGGACTAAGCCCGTTAAAAGCAGCGGTTTAAATCCAATTTTATCAAACAAACGCCCTCCGACCATAGCTGTTAGAGCCAACGTTACTCCTCCTGGAAGCATAAGAAAACCTGTTTGCAAAGGAGACAGTCCCGCAGCCGTTTGGAAATAAAGCGGCAAAATTAACATCATTGAAAACTGAATCATCATAATGAGAAACATTAAAAAAATAGATCTTGAAAATACAGATGACCTAAAAGGCTTCATATTAATCATGGGAGAATTCAGTTTGGTTTG
This genomic interval carries:
- a CDS encoding QueT transporter family protein — encoded protein: MNIRTLCVNGLLAAMYIAVSMLIQPFGFTNIQFRISEMFNHLIVFNKKYVYGIVLGVFLTNLFFSPMVAYDLVFGVGQSVLSLLITIFSMRYIKNMWARMLVNTLVFTFTMFIIAFELHLAFDLPFFFTWLTTAVGEFIVMLVGAPIMAAINKRVQFNKLVG